In Anaerolineales bacterium, a single genomic region encodes these proteins:
- a CDS encoding polysaccharide biosynthesis protein, protein YGNVVGSRGSVVPVFLRQRQTGVVTITDERMTRFWLSLDQGVRFTIGCIERMLGGEVFVPKIPSMKVVDLAKAIAPDCRIEHVGIRPGEKLHEVLLSEDEARHAVELDDMYVVEPAEALWFGHGWRQQGAPLPPDFRYASDSNPNWMTLDEIRSIVDQSRDLRTEA, encoded by the coding sequence GTATGGCAACGTTGTCGGCAGCCGCGGCAGTGTTGTGCCGGTGTTCTTGCGACAGCGGCAGACCGGTGTGGTCACGATCACCGATGAGAGGATGACCCGCTTCTGGCTTTCACTGGATCAAGGTGTTCGCTTCACCATCGGTTGCATCGAGCGGATGCTGGGCGGCGAGGTCTTCGTGCCCAAGATCCCCAGCATGAAGGTGGTCGATCTGGCAAAGGCCATCGCCCCGGATTGCCGGATCGAGCACGTCGGAATCCGCCCGGGGGAGAAGCTGCACGAGGTCCTGCTGTCGGAGGATGAGGCGAGGCATGCGGTCGAGCTGGATGACATGTACGTCGTCGAGCCGGCCGAGGCGCTGTGGTTCGGTCACGGCTGGAGGCAGCAGGGCGCGCCCCTCCCGCCGGACTTCCGCTACGCCAGTGACAGCAACCCCAACTGGATGACTCTGGACGAGATCCGGAGCATCGTCGACCAATCCCGGGATCTGAGGACCGAGGCGTGA